The Bacteroidota bacterium genome contains a region encoding:
- a CDS encoding PKD domain-containing protein, translated as METKYFRLLMFLLLISAFTKTFGQANLDSGLVACYTFKGDANDHSGNNNNGVVTGATLASDRFGNSNSAYLFNGSTDHIAISNFNNLISKNELTISLWAKATSLTSNCPILLSPDASSDRCVACVQYVASPSAVIWDYGNIFSGGRTFIDGITYQSKWDHYVFIVSQSKNIKKVFKNNVQISSTAYTSSLTNKNRTLFIGGGTDASGGDIGFTGYLDDILIFDRAITASEVDELFNYPANSCIPTANKLDSGLVACFPFKGDANDYSGNNRNGVVNGASLAPDRFGNSNSAYLFNGSSDNIAVNNFNNLISQNELSISLWAKATSLTSNAVFMLSPDNTADRLVGAVQYIASPSAIFFDYGDIFNNGRTMINGITYKSAWDHYVFIISQSKGIKKIYKNDSVVSSTAYTSSLINRNKTLLIGGGTDASLGDIHFTGYIDDILIYNRAITASEIDQIYKGYTCSSAFSASPTSVCQGDSVQFTDNNKKNPTNWKWTFSGGNPSTSALKNPKISYPAAGSYDVVLIVTDSVGIDTITYKKYITVLSPPTPSITVNGGNTFCSGTGSLSSNYSSGNQWLFNGNPITGATAQNYYPTQTGFYTLKKTDANGCTAISNLASVTVLPKPTAGVNAANNTICNGQSTNLNGTGDGTYTWSTAETTSSIMVSPGATTTYTLTVTGSNSCTATATQTITVNPVPPVPTILQNGSLLASSASTGNQWNLNGSPIGGATGQFYTPTVSGFYSVTVTNGFGCSSTSTILNFTLTGINNLSLPDAYINIYPNPSDGYLNIDFGSALNERMTVTIFNTLGEVVYSKNILPGNKLLSVNLSGVISDGIYTLMLQNNSGRRIEKVVFAE; from the coding sequence ATGGAAACAAAGTACTTCCGATTACTGATGTTCTTACTCTTAATTTCTGCTTTTACTAAAACATTTGGCCAGGCAAACCTGGATAGCGGATTAGTTGCATGCTATACCTTTAAGGGTGATGCGAATGATCACAGCGGAAACAATAATAATGGGGTGGTAACTGGCGCTACTTTGGCTTCTGATAGATTCGGCAATTCAAATAGTGCATATCTGTTCAATGGTTCAACCGACCATATTGCTATAAGCAATTTTAATAACCTTATTTCAAAAAACGAACTAACTATTAGCCTTTGGGCAAAGGCTACCTCACTGACATCAAATTGTCCTATTTTACTGTCTCCTGATGCTTCTTCTGATCGCTGCGTTGCATGTGTTCAATATGTAGCTTCTCCATCTGCTGTTATCTGGGATTATGGCAATATATTTAGTGGAGGACGAACATTTATTGATGGAATTACATATCAATCAAAATGGGATCATTATGTATTCATTGTCAGCCAATCAAAAAATATTAAAAAAGTATTTAAAAACAATGTCCAAATAAGTAGTACTGCTTATACTTCCTCGTTGACTAACAAAAATCGAACACTTTTTATAGGCGGAGGCACTGATGCCAGTGGGGGAGACATAGGCTTCACAGGTTATTTAGATGATATTCTTATTTTTGATCGTGCAATCACCGCTTCTGAAGTTGATGAATTATTTAATTATCCGGCGAATAGTTGTATCCCGACTGCAAACAAATTAGATAGCGGATTGGTTGCTTGTTTCCCTTTTAAAGGGGATGCAAATGATTATAGCGGAAATAATCGTAATGGGGTAGTCAACGGTGCATCCTTAGCTCCTGATAGATTTGGCAACTCAAATAGCGCTTATTTATTCAACGGATCTTCTGATAATATAGCAGTAAATAATTTCAATAATCTTATTTCACAAAATGAACTTTCCATTAGTCTTTGGGCGAAAGCCACCTCATTAACATCAAATGCGGTTTTTATGCTTTCCCCTGACAATACTGCCGACCGTTTAGTTGGAGCTGTACAATATATAGCTTCGCCATCTGCAATCTTTTTTGACTATGGCGACATCTTTAATAATGGCAGAACGATGATAAATGGCATTACTTATAAATCAGCTTGGGATCACTATGTTTTTATTATTAGTCAATCTAAAGGCATTAAAAAAATATACAAAAATGATAGTGTAGTAAGTAGCACAGCTTATACATCTTCTTTGATTAACAGAAATAAAACATTGTTGATAGGTGGGGGAACTGATGCCAGCTTGGGAGACATTCATTTTACTGGTTATATAGATGATATACTCATTTATAATCGTGCAATTACAGCTTCAGAAATTGATCAAATTTACAAAGGCTATACTTGCAGTTCTGCCTTTTCTGCCTCGCCAACCAGTGTTTGCCAAGGCGATTCGGTTCAGTTCACCGATAATAACAAGAAAAACCCCACAAACTGGAAATGGACTTTTTCAGGCGGCAACCCTTCTACTTCAGCACTGAAAAATCCAAAAATCTCTTATCCGGCTGCAGGTTCTTATGATGTAGTTTTAATTGTAACTGATTCTGTTGGGATTGATACAATAACTTATAAAAAATACATTACGGTTTTATCTCCGCCTACACCTTCCATAACTGTTAATGGGGGAAATACTTTTTGTTCCGGCACGGGCAGCTTAAGCTCCAATTATTCATCCGGGAACCAATGGCTCTTTAATGGAAATCCGATTACCGGCGCAACAGCGCAAAATTATTATCCGACACAAACCGGATTTTACACTTTAAAGAAGACGGATGCCAACGGATGTACCGCTATTTCAAATCTTGCTTCTGTAACAGTCTTACCTAAACCAACAGCAGGAGTTAATGCGGCAAACAACACCATTTGCAATGGTCAGTCCACAAATTTAAATGGCACGGGGGATGGTACTTATACCTGGTCCACTGCTGAAACAACAAGTTCAATTATGGTATCACCAGGTGCAACAACTACCTATACTTTAACGGTAACAGGCAGCAACAGCTGTACGGCCACTGCCACACAAACAATAACAGTTAATCCTGTTCCACCTGTTCCAACAATATTGCAAAACGGGAGCTTGCTCGCATCATCAGCTTCAACCGGAAATCAATGGAACCTAAATGGCAGTCCTATAGGCGGTGCGACAGGTCAGTTTTATACTCCAACCGTTTCAGGCTTTTATTCAGTGACTGTAACAAATGGGTTCGGCTGCTCCTCTACTTCAACCATTTTAAATTTTACGTTAACAGGAATAAATAATCTGAGCTTGCCGGATGCGTATATAAATATATATCCAAATCCTTCGGATGGCTACCTGAATATTGATTTCGGTTCTGCACTAAATGAACGTATGACGGTGACAATATTCAATACACTGGGCGAGGTTGTTTATTCCAAAAATATACTGCCCGGTAATAAATTATTATCCGTTAATTTATCGGGAGTTATAAGTGACGGGATATACACCCTGATGTTACAAAATAATTCCGGAAGAAGGATAGAAAAG
- a CDS encoding class I SAM-dependent methyltransferase: MSFLKYKIETHLDDPQTTLLHREIILSKPFLKQIYIDWYLIFKRHLAEVPEGKLLEIGSGGGFIKEVIPSVITSDIMPLNHCDMTFSAEEIPFKDCELSAIFMINVFHHIPKPYLFLAEAQRTLKKGGKIIMIEPANSIISRFIYKNYHHEPFDEKGSWEIQSSGPLSGSNQALPYIYFERDIKKFQDTYPKLRLKTIEYHTPIRYVLSGGVSRKSLVPDWSYSAFKGIEWLLSPILRQIGLFETIVLEKTVN; encoded by the coding sequence ATGAGCTTTTTAAAATATAAAATAGAAACGCATCTTGACGACCCCCAAACAACTTTGCTGCATCGTGAGATCATTTTATCAAAGCCATTTTTGAAACAAATTTACATTGATTGGTATTTGATTTTTAAAAGACACCTTGCTGAAGTGCCGGAGGGCAAACTTCTCGAAATTGGTTCCGGAGGCGGCTTTATTAAGGAAGTTATTCCTTCAGTTATTACATCAGACATTATGCCCCTTAATCATTGCGACATGACTTTTTCAGCCGAAGAAATTCCATTTAAAGATTGTGAGTTAAGTGCAATCTTTATGATCAATGTCTTTCATCACATACCAAAACCATACTTATTTCTCGCTGAAGCGCAACGTACACTTAAAAAGGGTGGAAAAATTATTATGATCGAACCTGCAAATAGTATCATAAGTCGTTTTATTTATAAAAACTATCATCACGAACCTTTTGATGAAAAAGGTTCGTGGGAAATTCAATCTTCAGGTCCCCTTTCAGGATCTAACCAGGCTTTGCCGTATATTTATTTTGAACGGGATATTAAAAAATTTCAGGATACCTACCCAAAACTTAGGTTAAAAACGATTGAGTACCATACACCAATTCGTTACGTTTTAAGCGGAGGCGTTTCGAGAAAGTCACTGGTACCAGATTGGAGTTATAGCGCCTTTAAAGGAATTGAATGGCTCCTTTCCCCAATATTACGCCAAATTGGGTTGTTTGAAACTATAGTTTTAGAAAAAACAGTTAATTAG